Genomic segment of Aquarana catesbeiana isolate 2022-GZ linkage group LG02, ASM4218655v1, whole genome shotgun sequence:
TTATATTGCATCAAGATCCTAAATACATTATGAGTTACAGACCAAGAACACATGCAAATCACACATTTGACTTTCCTCTGCAGTCACTAGCGGCAGGCTTGTGCTAGTTCAGAAAAGCCAGGGTAGTCAGCACTGTGGATGGGGTCCTGCTGGACATTTTCCGACAGCACTCCTTATGCCGATGTCTCTATTCGCCAAGTCAATAGATGCGCCCTTACCATGGATGGGCCTGTGCTGACCGTTTCCTATATGCCAAATCCCTTCTATTCAAAATGGAGCCAATAGGTGCACCATTATCATAAGTGAATCAATAGTGCCAATCCCGTCAAAACCACAATACTTTACCTGTAGGAGAGAACATTGCCTGTGTCCGGTGAGATTGTTTTTTTACCTACCAACTTCAGAAATTGAAGACAGCAGATAGTATTCATTTTTACATGAGCACAAGGAAGAAAACCTTTTCCCAAAATCTACACGCAGCTGAGAGTATAGATTCAAAGTTTTCAGATGAGACATCACCCTTAAAGCTACACGCAGCTGAGAGTATAGATTCAAAGTTTTCAGATGAGACATCACCCTTAAAGCtgggtacagtttttttttttttccccaaatcaaCCCCGCGTGCTgaacagaaagaaaaaataaataaaccatcaCACAGCTGTCAactccggtcagagccgctgtactaactatgtgaggTTAGTTCAGAGATCGCCCCTGCTgagctgttctgttctgacagggggacagccccccaccagaacactccgatctgCCATtgcctgagagcactgattgggagtctgtcggctgctggttctccagcatgcATGTTGGActgaccgacatacacatgggctaAATGTCAGACGTCTCCCGACATTCAGCTGTGTACGGGGCCACATTGGCCTGttcaaaataaaagataaaaaaaaaaaaaaaaaagcagacacttggcccgtgtgtatggcagccggtccgacagaaaccagccaagcatgctggaaaaccagcagctgaccaactTCCGATCAGCGATCTCAGCCAATGGCTTACAATGTCCATGCATGTTACGAATTGGATTCTATAATCTCCTTATCTACCAGTAAGTAATGCGCCTGCATAATTGGGACATGAATTGACTGAATTGTTTCCGTAGGCTCTCACATTTCatagctttggtaaatctaaaaggcgATTGTAACATGTGTAGACCgattttttataaaacaaaaaaataggaggATCTAGTCAATTTATACATTTCTCTAATCCTAATTCTATTTTTTTCTGCATGCAGTTTAGTGGGTCCAACTTGCTATTGGTAAAAGTCTCTCATATACACATCATGAAATATCCAGTGAAGCCAAATAGCTGTGGCGGAGCAATGCCTGTACATTTATGGCTTATTTAAAATAGACAAACTTCATTTCActggtttattaattttttttaatctatttggtACATCAGTTGCATACAGATAACGACACTATTTCACAATATACACAGCAGTAACTTATCGTCTAGTGTTAAGGGCTTCTGAACTTTAACACCATCCAATGTACATAAAGGATGGATCTACCTCCCAGAGTTATAAGTAGCGCACAACCACGCAATCTATGGATGTACCACAAAGTGCAAGACCTTCCACAGAACAGTGCCTGGATGAGTGAAAGTGTTACTGGAGAAAGAGACTGTTCTAAAATAGACACTACCAAGGGTTCAATAGTGTCTACATTGTGCAGGGGAATTATTCCAGTGTACTAGGTCAATGAAAAGTCATTTGTTACATAAAACATCTATCCTTCTCCTGTCCAGCAGAGGTCAGTCTTATCCACTTGTAAAttaaatattatactttttttttttatagctttaccatatattctctatCCTTAGACCTGTAAAATaagactgtaaaaaataaaaagatctagTATGAAAATAGTTAACACACAACCAAATACATTACACTGCAAGACAAAAGGCTGGACCCCATCATTGTATTTAAGATAGCTTATACTAGCAGTGTAATGTTACTGGGGGAGGCTGGGAGGCAAATGGCTGTGGTTATTCCAAGCTTTGGCTGCAGGGGATGTCCACGTGAATGCTGAAGAACGAAGGAAGCAGAGTGGTGTTCTGCAGGTCAGTGCTCATATGGCTACCAAGCTTAATAGGCATGATTAGCAACGAACAGGGACTGACTAGCTGCCCCTGATTCATCACCGCTGTGCTCATACTTTCCACACGCCGCTAGGGAAtttgcctataaaaaaaaaaaaaattaatataatgcAATTAAAGAAATATCAGACGTCATTATGTTATATAGTTTGTTATGTGTTCCGCTTcggtctgctaaatataccattttaAAAGCAGTGTTTTCTCtgttcaacaaataaaaaaaacaaaaaaaaaaaaaacacacaccacacacacctcacgCACTACGGCCCCGAGAAAGGCTCTCGTCGTCTACCTGttctgccatctgacagttctgaAATAGCCATGGGGAGGAGTCACCCCCAACATGCCCTTGgccgatgatgtcacaagggggcagggccactTTGTGATGTCACCAGGGGACCCCACCCATTAGATATTTCAGAACTGTCAGACGCCAGAGCTGGCGCCATCGTTTGGGCTAGATCTCCCTCTCTCATTGATGATGCATCTACACCCCGGGGggtttttattaaaggacttgtcaaaaaatcgTGTTGTGtcttactttttacactttttttggtgaataagtacaatgtagcccatactcattaacatgcgcgggatctgagggcccccttgttaaagggggggttacagattctgataagcccctgtccaaagtcccccacaaccactgcccaggtttgtaggaaagaggcccttgtccccatcaacatggtccccccccccctcccaatgttgagggcatgtggccctttCCTgagctgcatgctgggataagggtctggtatggatttttttggggggggaccccatgcctttttggggttttgtcgtggggttccccttaaaatctatacatgacccgaagtgcctggtatgcattgggggagggggggggacctgcacgttttttttttttcagatttttttaattgccggcatgttttgttttctttacattcagctgtcagcagggaacccgctGATGTGTCATCCattaaggacatggcggccagcTTCTTAACCAGCTCAATGCGATAAATTACTGAATGAAAATATGCAGCAATTATGGAAACTTTACCACAGTAGTTTATTGCACAATTCTTAGCTAAATGAACATTTAAAACAATGGTTTTCAAATGcgttattttaccgcattttttcAGTGTTATTTAACGCTTAGTGAATTTACCCCATAATTACTAAAAACATATGGTCATAACCATACAGGTGAATGGCAGTAGTGCAGAAACGTGCCCTGGAACACATTTGGCACCCATTTACAAAACAGTAATTGTAGAGTAGCATGAAGGCCAAGCTCTGTATCATCAGTGTCCAGGAAACGGGCCTGCTAAAATTGGTCAGTTATCCTGAGACAGTGGAATTGAGAGGGAATAATGTGAGCAGCCCGGCTGACTGAAGGTGGTGGGCGTGACCACACGACCTACCAGCTAGAGACAagcagcgtcatcccgggactcatcgaggTTGGTGGGCGTTCTCAGTTCCGACCAGTGGTGAGCTGATGCTGTACAAGTCAAAGCTGTTTGTTACTTCTATTATGTAAGCGCAATTGCTTAAGGGGGGAATCTCTGTGGGTTTGTTATAAATAaactgttttacactatggagagcctcctcTTCTATTTTTTCTACATGTTAATACATGATcttgactgaggaggactgagggaatctggaggtggaggagcccatccttgagagaaaaggagctgacaggcttgtctttgtcttacctctggtaagctcacatccataAGGGTTTTTCACGCGTCATGTGGTGATGGTCTAGTTGCTGCACTCCAGAAGAAATATATTCTCTAATTATGATCACTGTCCTCTTCATGCAATGAACTATTTATGATACCTTTGAGTCTATGCAGCTGACATAATCAGTGTGTTTTACACTGCTCTGAGTTTATTATGAACTATCCATTTGGGACTGTGGGTTCTTATACATAGCATTGGACTCTTTATATATACCTAtagatatatttttcatatgttttatgaACATCTACCTCATGTATATTACACTGTTAAAGCTCAGtattagcgctgttaatacttccttCTTATAAGAGAGTATATTGTGTTGTatcattgttttcttgtttttataacagcagcttttaattagtttaattggactttttccatcttgGTTTACTCCATGAGCGCTTGGACCTGAGTTGCTTGACAACTTTGGTGGAGGTGAATACTGAAACAGAAGTGTGTCAGGGGAATTGGAGACAATGGAAGTTTAAGTAGAACTTTAGGTTTAAGGTAAGCTGGTTCAAAACAAACGATTTACAGCAAGTGTGTGGTAACAGACTGTAGCAGCATTAACTGTATACAGTACCTGAGCTGTGTTGCGGGAGCAGCCGTATTGAAGACTTTGTCTGCTGCTGGATATAAAGCACTTCAGGCTTAGTGCTATTCagaaaatgccttgtatttttatcaatgaacagaAATGCTTCCTAGAACTGTCCAAGATAGAGATTATGGCATAATCTGCCTCCCTCTTGACCTCGGCTTATCAGGGGGGTCTTGTGTGAGCCCAGACATGTTAGAGTTACGTACAGTGAGCAAACCTATATTGAGCATGTAGTTTGTAATATGTGTGGCCAGCTTCAGGAACACATTACCTCTGCACGTGTCAAGAACTCCTCTGTAGCTGCATGCTCATTTTCCTTCTTGCCACGCCAAGCATTCAGTGCTGAGGCCTGGAGAGCACGTCCATAGGAGAAAGTAAGAGCCCAAGGTCTTGCAAGAGGACAGTTGTTCATTGCATTCAGATTAATAGTGGCTTCCTCCTCGCTTTGTCCACCAGACAGGAAAGTGACACCTGTAGAACAAAAGTAGGATTGACATTAGACTGTATAGTAATCAGTAAATTAAAAAAGACACTGGGTACAATGAAGGAGCTTTACTTCCAGACATGGTTTAAAGTCCATAAAAATCCATGTAACTAGAGAGTCCACCATAGTGGCTGCTGTGTCCAGAGCAAGAAGCAACTCGAGGGAGAGGGAGGCGTATGGTGGGGCAggccctgggtgccacacattgggggtgtCAGGCTAGCTATCAGTGATGGGGCAGGGCGGGTGCTCTGTAGCTGTGTTGGCTCTCTATAGATCCGTGTGAGTCAGCAGCTGCTGCTCTGTTATTCAGCTCAGTCAGGctcattactgccacctctggctgcttcctgcaTGTGCCCTTCGTGTGTACTGCAGTACTATATTTTGGATTGTATCTCCTCTCCTATGCATAGAGGTGTGACAGGGCCTCCCCGTGCATAGAGGTGTGACAGGGCCTCCCCGTGCATAGAGGTGTGACAGGGCCTCCCCGTGCATAGAGGTGTGACAGGGCCTCCCCGTGCATAGAGGTGTGACAGGGCCTCCCCGTGCATAGAGGTGTGAcaaaggggctgagtgcgtacaggcatgatcagtgaaggggggtgcCGGATGggaggggtgccagatataggatccaccccAGGTGCCAAATGTTCTAGGTATGCCCCTGCACAGCGCCTTCAAAGCGTAGCTTTAAAATAACCTTTAATCCAAAATAAGAATGTTACTCACTAAAGGAGTGGAATTAGGTGGGAGGCGACACGTTTGTGGAGCATGCACTCCTTCGGGCCATCTGAAGAAGTAGCACATGCATCGCAAATGCGTCGCCTTCCATATCCTGCGTTCCACCACTACCAGGAAGTAATTCACTGGCGCTCTGGATCTACAGGACCCGGTCATCACCTGCTGGCGGCTTCTCATCCAGACTGATAGACAGGACCTTACTACAGTGCTATTTCGCTAGCAATTCCACTTCTTTGAGTAACATTCTCATTTTGGAATAAAGATTGTTTTAAAGCTACACTTAGAAGGCACTGTGTATTTCTCCCTAATCAGTAAATTGGCCTTCCAAATTCCTATTATAGATCTGTCGCCCTTATCTAGTACACTCGGATGAAGCTTTACCTTTGTTCCAACATTTCAAATCATTCTCCctggtattgtatttttttttttttttttaacacatgcaTGAAAAGAGGTCACCTCCCATGAGTCAGCCCAATCCTTAATTTGTGCGACTTTACACATTACCCAAACAGTACAGTAAAAAGTGGGAGGTTTCAGCTGCCATTCCAGAAAGCAGTGCTAGGTGAGGCCAGCTGCTGATTTGAGACAAGCTATTGCAGACTTGTGAATCAGTAGGATTAAATGCTGATAGCCACACCCCCTGCTACATCTTCTCATCCCACTCTAGTGCAAAATGCCCAGCTCACATGAGGGACAACACTTTAAATTCAGTAACCATGCAGCAGCATTGTCCCAACactaagactcggttcacacaggggcaacttgtcaggcgacttagccgcctgacaagtcgcgctccgtcctgtactatggaaccgttctaatagaaacgactcaagtcgctccgatttagaaaaaggttcctgtactactttgggacaacttaagggcgacttgcattgacttctatacagaagtcattttgtaagccgccgctgaagtcgtgtgcaggtcgcctaaggcagtcgcactgcaagtcgtgctgcccctgtgtgaaccagctctaaatGAAGATACATAAAGTGGACTGCACTGGCAGAATTAATAATTTGTGGGACCAAAGTAAAATAGTATGTGCAAATAtatttacaatttattttaattttccatACCATAGGCAAAGTCTCAGTGGGGGAACCACACACACCACTTAGTTTTACCTGGAACAGCAGGTGGTACAGTGCGGCGAAGTGCTGTCACAGTTGCCATGGAGATCTCTTCAGCAGTGTATTTCTTGGGGCAGGCATGGCCAGCAGTTACCATGTTTGGTTTCAGTAGTGTGCCCTCCAGATAAATGTGATGGTCGCTTAGAGCCTTGTAGACTGCAGCTAGAACCTAAAAAGAGGAGATCTTTGGTTCAACTGTTAAAGTAATTGTGAACCTACAATGTTATTGACACTTTCTAATACATTTATAACTATGCAGACACCACACTGTACTACCTAGTCTATTCAGGGCTGAAGCAAGGTGCAAGCAGGGGGCATGTTCAAAAGGCAGactgattgggagggggtgtgtgccagaagcAGGCTGCAACTGGACAAATTGGTCAGGGGGCATAGTGGGTAAACTACCcaatagagcaggggtcctcaaactttttaaacaggggaccagttcactgtccctcagactgttgggggtggactatagtttgaaaaaaatatgaactaattcctatgcagaacgcagggatcaggagtgcattagatTCAGAGTGCAGGGATCGGGGGAGAGGGTAATGTGAAGGGTGgtaaaggacactatgggggtggccctgcccataacagtgtcctctgccacacacacacacacacacacacgccctctgcccccctttcccccatagcagtgtcctacctCACAGCCAAGAGCAGAAGGCAGTACAGTTCTGGACAGAGGCCAGGAGCAAGAGACAGCAGGGTGACTTTccatattagcaagctggtgattggttgcttaggtcCGCCCTTTGTCCCAGCAACCGATCACCTGCAGTCTATCTTCAGAAGTTAATTTGGGCAGCTCCTTCTCCTGCCCTCTGTTCTGAGCCAAGCTGCCTCCTGCTCTCCACTGTTCACTGATGACAGCTGCCAAGAAGGCTTGCGAACGCGGAGGCTTGCGGGAGCGGGCCCCATGGTAGGGACCTTGGCGGGCTATATCCGATGCacaggccgtagtttgaggacccctgaaaATAGAGACatgtcctgtacctctgaatggccagccaaaaggatgaaaactgaccacaccaacacAGATCAGTTGCTGTGCTTCATGTGGTCAATTTGGAAAAGGGAAGAAAGAGGCCTGGCAGGATTAACAAAGTAGTTCAGATGGAAGAAATGGAAAATAATAAAGACTgatgatttataaaatacacatttgtgaaaacacacataggaaaaataaaatatttagagtaacataaaaatgtaattttaaaaaattttgtaagaTTCTTTAAAGTGTCATTTTTAGTACTGTGCAATAGTAGAAATACAACTCAGCTTTTTGCATCTATGTGCCGTTCCACTGTAGACTGAATAATCATGTTACAAAGAAGACCTTGGTCATTACTCTAAGCCATGGTCGCCAAACTTTCCAAATAAAGGGCCCGTTTACGGTGCTTAAGACTTGAGGGGGGTCAGACTGTGGTCAATGGAagaagaaaatgtcccagcattgtTGGGAGTACACAATTGCCCAGACATAGTGGTCAGTGTGTGGAGGAAGAAAGCCCCATCTTTGTTGAAActtggaggaatagcaccccatcattggcatcagtgggaggaatagtacctcctTGTacttttgtgtcagtgggagaaagtgccccaagagccggataaatgcaaacaaagggccacatccggccctcaggccacagtttggagaccactgctctaagcaGTATGGATTAAAAgtacagacacaaaaaaaaaaaaaaaaaaagggaagggaagcaAACGTCTCTTGTCCAGTGTATACATATCAGATCTAGTTCTTTAGAACTTTTAAACCAGCAGGCAGATCAGGCCGTACTGACCTTTTCAGTGACATACTGGCAGCGTTTCAGGTCATGATCTCCATCAGGAAGAATTTCTGGCTCCACAATGGGAACAATACCATTCTGCAAGAAGGATACATTGAGAACCGGTTATTCTGATGACTTTTGTCATTAACAATACCATCCTGTATTCTCTGTGTTGCCGTACAAAATAGCCCATTCACCTGCTGGCAAATGCTTGCATAGCGAGCTAGGACATTGGCATTTTCCATGATGGCCAGTGAAGAGGGGGTGTGCTCACTAATTTTCAATACGCATCTCCACTTTGCAAAGTCAGCACCATCCTTCTTGTATTGGGCACAACGCTCTGACAAGCCATCCAAACCTAGAAAACAAAGCAAGGTGTTAACTGATCTGGCAGCTGGACCTACAGGTGGGGGCAGTGCATGACATTCTTCTGAACAccttacagaaataaaaaaaaaaaaaaaaaaaaaaaaaaaaaaaaagggggggggactaaGAATATAGCTTATGGACAATAGCAAGGTCCACACCCAAGTCTAATCCCAAACTCTAAAATTTTCACGTGAAGACTAATTGAGAGTCAGCTACCAATGCCTTAGTCCTATATataacattttaaagctgaactccaggcagaaagAAAATACATAAACAATGCAGCCTCTGTATGCATTAATTCATTGTTGCATGCGTTTTGGAAGCAGTGGTAGTACCCAAATGTGACATGGTATTTAGCAGACTGTACTGCATAGTTCACTGACGCACGACACACTCATCCAGCACAAAGGTTTTGTAGCTTGTGGAACCACAATCTAAGTGGCAGCAGACAGAGAGATCATAGGTTCAGTTAACTATGCAGGTAACTCTTTTTATACTTCCAAACTACTGCCAGCAGATATTTAGCATAAACATCAATGTTCACAATAATAATTATGACTTAATACAGGTCCATAAATACCCACAGTCGCCACAGACAGGAATATCCAGAGCATTACCATATAGTAGACAGTAATGTggattcttaaaggggttgtaatttgtaaaccctcaaggtttttccacCAGAATGtattcaggtgaaaaaccttctgcactAGGCAGCcgcccagatcccccccccccctcttttacttacctaaacccaatCTTTCCAGCCACAAGAACTAGCCCAGCAGCTCTAGcccctgtctcgggtcctcattagatagattgataccaacagcagccattggttcccactatcaatggatgcagcagcaggactcggggaGCACGGGTGCCCCCTTGCAACGtggggcactcgatgcgggggaggagccaggagcactgctgggggggaccccagaagaggaagatcagggccactcatgtgcaagggttttgcacatagGAGGCAAGTATACCaggtttgtcatttaaaaaaaacccacaaacctttacaacccctttaagttctggCTTAATGCATTGGAGACAATATTAAACAAACTATTCCAAAATAtcgtccaattaaaaaaaaaaacaaaaaaaaaaaaacaaaaaaaacacaccttacATGCGGAAACAACGGTGCAAACTAAAGACTTACAGAACAAGAAGGgattacaaaaaggaaaaaaagaaaacaccccacaaaaaacaaaaagggactATAAAAATGCAACTGAAAAACAGAGGTTTTAAAAAtgaaaatccagtgacatgggagctgggCGGGGGGGTAGCCTGGTTCCGAGTTCAGCAAAGACTAGTCCATGAGCCAGATGGATTTGTGGCTCTCGTAGATCTTGGCAGATGTTTGTCTGATGGTAAAAAAAAGAGCTCCAGACTACTGATGCAGGCTCTTTTCTGGTCCCTGGAGGAGGTTGTGGACAGAAATGATCTGACCACTTTCTGGTTGTACTATTACCAGCTCAGGagttatgaaaaaaaacaaaacaaaacaaaaaaaaacaaaaaacaaaaatgtgcattCACCAACTACTCCAGCTAAACTATTTACGACCAG
This window contains:
- the ALDOC gene encoding fructose-bisphosphate aldolase C produces the protein MTHQYPALSTEQKKELADIAQQIVAEGKGILAADESVGSMAKRFSGIGVENTEENRRLYRQLLFKGDERMQQCIGGVIFFHETMYQQADCGTDFVKMIKDKGILVGIKVDKGVVPLAGTDGETTTQGLDGLSERCAQYKKDGADFAKWRCVLKISEHTPSSLAIMENANVLARYASICQQNGIVPIVEPEILPDGDHDLKRCQYVTEKVLAAVYKALSDHHIYLEGTLLKPNMVTAGHACPKKYTAEEISMATVTALRRTVPPAVPGVTFLSGGQSEEEATINLNAMNNCPLARPWALTFSYGRALQASALNAWRGKKENEHAATEEFLTRAEANSLAACGKYEHSGDESGAASQSLFVANHAY